From one Marmota flaviventris isolate mMarFla1 chromosome 1, mMarFla1.hap1, whole genome shotgun sequence genomic stretch:
- the Vav1 gene encoding proto-oncogene vav, translating into MELWRQCTHWLIQCRVLPPSHRVTWEGAQVCELAQALRDGVLLCQLLNNLLPQAINLREVNLRPQMSQFLCLKNIRTFLSTCGEKFGLKRSELFEAFDLFDVQDFGKVICTLSALSWTPIAQNKGIMPFPTEEDSLGDEDIYSGLSDQIDDTAEEDEDLYDCVENEEAEGDEIYEDLMRSEPVPMPPKMTEYDKRCCCLREIQQTEEKYTDTLGSILQHFMKPLQRFLTPQDMENIFVNIEDLLRVHTLFLKEMKEALATPGSPTLYQVFIKYKERFLVYGRYCSQVESASKHLDQVATAREDVQMKLEECSQRANNGRFTLRDLLMVPMQRVLKYHLLLQELVKHTQDTVEKENLRLALDAMRDLAQCVNEVKRDNETLRQITHFQLSIENLGQSLANYGRPKIDGELKITSVERRTKTDRYAFLLDKALLICKRRGDSYDLKVFVNLHSFQIRDDSSGDRENKKWSHMFLLIEDQGAQGYELFFKTRELKKKWMEQFEMAISNIYPENATANGHDFQMFSFEDTTSCKACQMLLRGTFYQGYRCSRCRAPAHKECLGRVPPCGRHGQDCAGTMRKDKLHRRAQDRKRSELGLPKMEVFQEYYGLPPPPGAFGPFLRLSPGDIVELTKAEAEQNWWEGRNTATNEVGWFPCNRVKPYVHGPPQDLSVHLWYAGPMERAGAENILTNRSDGTFLVRQRVKDSAEFAISIKYNVEVKHIKIMTSEGLYRITEKKAFRGLVELVEFYQQNSLKDCFKSLDTTLQFPYKEPERRAISKPAAGSAKYFGTAKARYDFCARDRSELSLKEGDIIKILNKRGQQGWWRGEIYGRVGWFPSNYVEEDYSEYC; encoded by the exons TTCCTGTGCCTTAAGAACATCCGGACCTTCCTGTCCACCTGTGGAGAGAAGTTCGGCCTCAAGCGGAGTGAGCTCTTTGAGGCCTTCGACCTCTTTGATGTGCAGGATTTTGGAAAG GTCATCTGCACCCTCTCTGCTCTGTCTTGGACCCCGATCGCCCAAAACAAGGGGATCAT GCCCTTCCCCACTGAGGAGGACAGTTTGGGTGACGAAGACATCTACAGTGGCCTGTCTGACCAGATTGA CGACACTGCGGAGGAGGATGAGGACCTGTACGACTGCGTGGAGAACGAGGAGGCCGAGGGCGACGAGATCTACGAGGACCTCATGCGCTCGGAGCCCGTGCCCATGCCG CCCAAGATGACGGAGTACGACAAGCGGTGCTGCTGCCTGCGGGAGATCCAGCAGACGGAGGAGAAGTACACGGacaccctgggctccatcctgcAG CACTTCATGAAACCCTTGCAGCGGTTCCTCACGCCCCAGGACATGGAGAACATCTTTGTCAACATCGAG GACCTGCTTCGTGTGCACACCCTCTTCCTAAAGGAGATGAAGGAGGCCCTGGCCACCCCTGGATCACCCACCCTGTACCAAGTCTTCATCAAATACAAGGAGAG GTTCCTTGTCTATGGCCGCTACTGCAGCCAGGTGGAGTCTGCCAGTAAGCACCTGGACCAAGTGGCCACGGCCCGGGAGGACGTGCAGATGAAGctggag GAATGTTCTCAGCGCGCCAACAACGGCAGGTTCACCCTGCGGGACCTGCTCATGGTGCCCATGCAGCGGGTGCTCAAGTACCACCTCCTTCTCCAG GAGCTGGTGAAGCATACGCAGGACACAGTGGAGAAGGAGAACCTGCGGCTGGCGCTGGACGCCATGAGG gacCTGGCGCAGTGCGTGAATGAGGTCAAGAGGGACAACGAGACCCTGCGGCAGATCACCCACTTCCAGCTGTCCATTGAGAACCTG GGCCAGTCTCTGGCCAACTATGGCCGGCCCAAGATCGACGGGGAGCTCAAGATCACTTCCGTGGAAAGGCGCACCAAGACGGACAG GTACGCGTTCCTGCTGGACAAAGCTCTGCTCATCTGCAAGCGCCGGGGGGACTCCTACGACCTCAAGGTCTTTGTGAACCTGCACAGCTTCCAGATCCGGGATGACTCCTCCGGAGACCGAGAGAACAAGAAG TGGAGCCACATGTTCCTCCTGATCGAGGACCAAGGTGCCCAGGGCTATGAGCTGTTCTTCAAGACTCGAGAGCTGAAGAAGAAGTGGATGGAGCAGTTTGAGATGGCCAT CTCCAACATCTACCCAGAGAACGCCACCGCCAATGGGCACGACTTCCAGATGTTCTCCTTTGAGGACACCACCTCCTGCAAAGCCTGCCAGATGCTGCTCAG AGGCACCTTCTACCAGGGCTACCGCTGCAGTCGGTGCCGGGCACCTGCACACAAGGAGTGTCTGGGGAGGGTCCCTCCGTGTGGCCGACACGGGCAAG ACTGTGCCGGAACTATGAGGAAG GATAAGCTGCATCGAAGGGCTCAGGACAGAAAAAGGAGTGAACTCG GCCTGCCTAAGATGGAGGTGTTTCAGGAGTACTACGGGCTCCCCCCGCCTCCCGGAGCCTTCGGGCCTTTTCTCCGCCTCAGCCCCGGTGACATCGTGGAGCTGACGAAGGCCGAGGCTGAGCAGAACTGGTGGGAG GGCAGGAATACAGCTACCAACGAAGTCGGCTGGTTTCCCTGCAACAGGGTGAAGCCCTATGTCCAC GGCCCTCCTCAGGACCTGTCTGTCCATCTCTG GTACGCTGGCCCCATGGAGCGCGCGGGCGCAGAGAACATCCTCACCAACCGCTCAGACGGGACCTTCTTGGTGCGGCAGAGGGTGAAAGACTCAGCGGAATTTGCCATCAGCATTAA GTATAATGTCGAGGTCAAGCACATCAAAATCATGACATCAGAAGGACTGTACCGGATCACCGAGAAGAAGGCTTTCCGGGGCCTTGTG GAGCTGGTGGAATTTTACCAGCAGAACTCCCTGAAGGATTGCTTCAAGTCCCTGGACACCACCTTGCAGTTCCCCTACAAGGAGCCCGAGAGGAGAGCCATCAGCAAGCCAGCAG CAGGGAGCGCCAAGTACTTTGGCACAGCCAAAGCCCGCTATGACTTCTGTGCCCGGGACCGATCGGAGCTGTCCCTTAAGGAGGGCGACATCATCAAGATCCTCAACAAAAGGGGGCAGCAAGGCTGGTGGAGAGGGGAGATCTACGGCCGG GTCGGCTGGTTCCCTTCCAACTATGTAGAGGAAGATTACTCTGAATACTGCTGA